The Stigmatella aurantiaca DW4/3-1 genome contains the following window.
GTAGACGCGGCCTGCAGGGTTTCGGTGGCGCCCTGCATGAACTCCGCTTCGGCGCGGTTCACGGCAACGTAGAACTCGCGAAACAGCCCGCGAGCCTCACTTGCCCCCCGGTGATACCAGCGCGAGATGGTCTGTTCGTCGACCCCCACAAGACCGGCCGCAGCTCGGCGGAATAGACCGGACCTCAAATGGTCGCAAATCTGCTTCTGAATCTCAGGATTGAGTTTGGTTGGACGGGCCACACACCGTAAATGAGTGCGGTTTCGCGGAGTTTTTCGGGGGTACCGTCAACAAAACTCAGCAGCGCGCGTTTTTTCTCAGAATTTTCTGAGCGTGTGCGCACTCCGGGCAAGGTTTGATTTCGCCTGCGACAGAAAACCGGAGCCGGGGGGGCACCCTGTTCCCAATGCACACATTGCTACACCCTGGAGTCATGACCTTCACTGTGTGTGCATGCGATTGGTACACGTGCCGACGTCTACACACCGAGCCTGCCAGCGGCGCTCCCAGCTCCCCAGGGGTGACAGGCTCTCAGCTACAAACAGCTCACCGTGACCGCGCTGGAGCCTCACGCCGCACAGTTCACAGGGCATCGCGAACAGGTTCCGCCGACGGCACACCTCGCTTTCGGCGCAGGCCATATGACGCGGCCCGACTGCGCGCTCGTAGGTGATGACCTCGCCACGTTCGACCGGCATGGAGCACACCGCACACGGCCCGCGCCGCTTCGCGACGATCGTTGGCATGTCAGCCCTCCTGTGTGGTGAGCAGCTCGCGCAGCTCGGCGAGGGACAGCACGAGCATCCGGTCGACCCTGCTTTTGGGTACCCCCCAGGCTTCCGCCACCGAGCGCACCGACTGCGCCGACTGGTTGATGCCATAGACCCGGGAGACCAGCTCACGCTTTACTGGAGCCAACCGGCGCACGGCATTGAAGACATGGACGCGGCGTTCTTCCGCCAGCAGGGCTTGCTCGGGGCTCTCGGCTTCTGCCTCCCGGCTCGTGAAGGCGCGAAAGGCTGCCTCGAACTCAACGGCCCCGCGCGACTGTCCTGATGGCTCGTCACTGGCGGGCGCAAGTGCATCGGTACTCTCGACTCGAATCGTGTCGCTTTCCCCATGCGCTGAGTGCGAAGTGCGTCCCTTGTGAGCCCAATCGCTCAGATGCACATCGCTCGCATGCATTCGCGCGAATTGCTCGCAGGCCGTCCGGGCGCGGAAGTAGGCCACCTCCCCGAACGACTGCCCGCCCCTCGTGGGGTCGTACTTGCAGATCGTGCGGAGGACGGCGATCGACGCGACCTGTTCGAGGTCTTTGGACAACGGCGAGTCTGCGAACGGCTTGCTACAATTCACGACGCTTTTGATGATTGGACACACGGACGCAAGCAATTCTGCTGAGAGGGCCCTCTCGGCAACCGTGTCTCCTGTTTCCCGTGCGAACATGATTCGCGCGACAAGTGCAGCTTGTTGTTCCGACCGGGTAGTCTTCGACTCTCGTACATCGCTCACCGCTTCTTCGGCCCCGGTGTGTGTGGGGGCTTGAGACATCATCGGACTGTCACTCCAGCAAGCACGGCCAACCCTGGCCACCATGGTTCACGTTCAGGCGCACGGAGCCCGATACCGTCCACGACGGTCCCGTACCACCTCCGCGCCGAGCGACTTGTTCGCTCAGCATGTAAATGCGTGCGACTTCTTAATTTGGCCCACTGACACTGCTGGGTTGGCCAGGTGCCTGCTGACCTCATGGGTGAGCGTCAGTCTCGGCGGCTCACTCCGATGGGGGTCGTAGAAGTATCTAAACGCGCCCATCTCATATGTGTTCCTATACTCCTTTATACTACTCCTACCTCACCTTTCTCTTAAAGGGTTTAGGGAATAGAGAAGAGACGGCTTGATGTGGGCCGCGCTGCGGTGCCGCTTGGGCCATCGCAGAAAACCGCACCCATTTACCCTGCTGTGCCCCCTTCCTCTCGACCCGTCCCTTCGATCCCCGACATTGCCGGAAGCTACGCGGCTCGCGTCCGTGCGCTCCTCGCGGCTCGCGGCGAGCACATGACCGCGGCCGAAATCACCGAGGCTCTCGGCTGCTATGAGCGGCGCGTTCGAGAGGCCCTCGACCGCCTCGCGTTCTGTGCCGAGGTCGAGGTCGAGCTTCGCCACACGCCCGGCAAGCGCGGCACTCTCCCTCGAGCTTACCGGCTGAAGCGCTCCCCCAGCCGCACCAACGCGGGGACCTGACCGTGCGCGTTGCCTTCTACGAGTCCGCTCAGGACAACATCCCGCGCGTTGAAGAACTCTCGTGGCCGGAGCTGTCTGCGCGACTCACGAGCCATCGCCGCAGCCAGTGCCCGACGACGCCCTGCGTTCGGGGCTGCCCCGCGAAGAACGGCGCGGCCTGGTCCCCCGTCGACATCGTCGAGCGGCGCCGCACCGAGAACGTGCGAGCCGTCACCGTCGCGGTCTTCGACCTCGACCACCTGACCGAAACCCAGCTCTCTTGCCTCGATGCCGTCGAGCAGCGCGGGCTCGCCTTCGCGGTTCACTCGACGCACAGCAACCGCCCACCCGAGGATTACTGCCTGCGGCTGGCGATCCCCCTGTCCCGGCCGGTGCTCCCCCGGGAGTGGGCTGCCGTGAGACAGGCCGCGATCCGGATGCTCGGCCTTCCTGCCGATCCGGCGACCAAGGACCTCGCGCGGATTTACTTTCTGCCCGACACGCCGGTTGGGCTCGAGCCGCTCGCGCTCAGCGGGGAGGGGATGCCGCTGGACGTCGATGCCCTGCTGGCCCTGTCACGCTCGGGGTTACCTGCAGCCTCCCCCACGCTGGCGCCACACCTCGAGCCCGTGGACGCTGGCCCAGCCGACCTCTACGAGCTTCGCGGGCTGCTTCGGCGCGTCAGGAAGCCCGAGCACGTGGTGCTGCTGCGTCGCGTCCTGGCCGGTGAGCCCCTCGCGCCGGTTGGCGAGCAGGACACAACCCTCAACGCCCTGATGTCGTGCGCCGCCTTCGCCTTGCCGCTGGACACACCAGAAGCTGCGGTCGTGGAGCTGTTCCGCGCGTCCTTCGCGGCAACGGCTTGGCAGGAGGGGACGGAACACCTGTGCGAGCAGGCCCTCCTCAAGCTGAGGCGACACCGTGAGCGCCGAAAGGTCCGCGACGAGGCGCGGATGGCCGAGAATCGCTCAATCTGGGAGGCCCTCGGGAGCAAGACGCCCGAACCGGCACTGCTGGAGGAAGACGAGACGGCCGACGACGACTGGGTGCGTGAGCTTGTGCTCGACGCCACGAAGGAAGGCGGGAAGCGGCTCCGGAACTGTGAAGCGAACGTGTTCACTGTCCTCCTGCGCTCGCCTGAGTGGCGCGGTGTTCTCCGCTTCAACGAAGTCACCAAGCGCCTGGAGGTGGAAGGCGGGCCGCTGGGGCCAAACACCGACCCCGAGACGCTCGACGTGCTCGTGGCGAACTGGATCCAACGCAGCAGCTACGGGCAGCTCGGCCTGCAGCCGAAGGCGCAAACGGTCGCGCAGCAGATCCTCGCGGTCGCGAAGCGCAACAGCTACGACCCCGTCGCCGACTTCCTCGCCGCGCTCGTCTGGGACGGGAAGCTGCGGCTCGACGAGCTGCTCGTCGCCTACTTCGGCGCTCAGGGGGATCCCTTGTACCTCCGTGCCGTTGGCGCGAAGTTCGCCATCTCAGCCGTCGCGCGTGCCCTACGGCCTGGCTGCAAGGTCGACACGGTCCTCATCCTGGAGGGGCCGCAGGGACTCAGGAAGTCGACCGCATTTCAAATCCTTGGGGGGAAATACTTCAGCGACGCGCCGATCGACGTGAGCAACAAGGATAGCGCGATGCTCGCCTCCCAGTTCTGGTTTATCGAACTGGCCGAGCTGAGCACCTTCCGGAAGAGCGAGGATCAAGCGCTGAAGGCGTTCATCAGCCGCACGGAAGACACCTACCGGCCGCCCTACGGAAGAACCAACGTCAAGACGCCGCGCCGCTGTGTGTTCGTAGGGACGACGAACGACGACGACTATTTGCGCGATCCGACCGGGCACCGCCGCTTCTGGCCGGTCAAATGCACGCGGATCGACACGGATGCGCTCACCCGCGACCGAGATCAGCTCTGGGCAGAAGCCGTCGTGCGCTTCCACCAAGGGGAAACGTGGTGGCTCACTTCGGAGGAAGCCGCGGGCGCTGAGCAGCAAGCCGCCCTCCGTGCTGAGAACTACGGGGACAGCCGGAAGGAAGTCATCCTGCGTTGGCTGCTGGAGATGCCCCCAGAGAAGCGCCCCGCCGACGTGACGATCCTTCAAGTTGGGGTGGATGCCCTCATGCTTCACCCCGCTCAGGTCGACACGAGGATTTCCCGCGAGATCTCTGCCGCACTCAAAGCGCTTCGGTTCACCCGTGGCCAGCGCCGGAAGGATGATGGCACCCGGCCGCTCGTTTATTACCTACCCGACGAGCTGAGAACCGCCCCTGTCGAGAAACGCGGCGATCGGCGAGCAGGGCTGCAGGTCATCGCGGGCAGCACGTCGTTGTGAGAGTGAGCCACGCCGCGAAAACGCACCCATTTAGGGGACATGCAAGGCAAGCTGATCACCGACCGGGCGGCGCTCTTCCTGGGAGATGCCGCGCACGTCGGTCAGGTACTCGGGCCCAATAGCATCGACGCGATTGTCACCGACCCGCCAGCAGGGATCGGGTTCATGGGCCGCGAGTGGGACGAGGACAAGGGCGGACGTGATGAGTGGATCGCGTGGCTCTCCGACGTGATGCGCAACGCGATGCATGTTCTCAAGCCCGGAGGACATGCCCTCATCTGGGCTCTTCCTCGCACGTCGCATTGGACCACGACGGCGGTTGAGAACGCGGGCTTCGAGATCCGCGACATCGTCATGCACCTATTCGGCACTGGGTTCCCGAAGTCCTTCGATGTGTCCAAGGCCATCGACTCAAGCCTGGGAGCCACGAGCCTTCGTCAGGTGATACGGCCTGGCGCCAAGTCTGGTGCTGCACCGGATGCCAATACCTACGGCTCGGGGCTCAACGTCGGCTTCCAGCCGCGGGAGCTGACGCTACCAGCGAGCGAAGCTGCCCGCGCGTGGCATGGATGGGGAACCGCGCTCAAGCCCGCAGCCGAGCACTGGATCCTTGCGCGGAAGCCTCTCGAAGGAACGGTTGCTGCGAACGTGCAGACGTGGGGCACGGGCGGGCTGAACATCGACGCCTGTCGCATCGGCGAGGATGTCGTCGGTTGGGGGGGCGGTGGGCGCGGCGCTGGAGACAGCGGCACGTGGAACGCGGACGCCTGCGGTCTCAGGGGAGGTGATGCGCGTCCGGCCGTTGGACGATGGCCTGCAAACGTCACCCTCGACGAACACTCCGCCGAGCTACTCGATGCACAGAGCGGTGTTCTCACCTCCGGAGCAAACCCGGCACGGCGGGGTCCTACGAAGGCGCGGAGTACGTACAAGGACACCTTCGCGGGGCAGGCGTCATGCACACCGGCACGTGGCGAGAATACGGGCGGGGCGAGCCGCTTCTTCTACGTCGCGAAGCCCAGCAAGGCGGAACGTAACACTGGCTGCGAGCACCTCCCCACGCGGATCACGAACACAGAGCTTCCACCCGGGACAAAGGGAGCAAACTCCCCGCGTGCCGGTGCTAACCGTTCGGGGGCAGCTCAAAACCATCACCCGACCGTGAAGTCGATCGCCTTGATGCGGTGGCTTTGCAGGCTGATCACTCCCCCCGGGGGCGCGGTGCTCGACCTGTTTGCCGGAAGCGGCTCGACGGGTGTCGCGGCCCTCGCTGAGGGGTTCGAGTTCATCGGGGTCGAGCGTGATCCCGACTACGCGGCGATCGCGTGTGCTCGCATTCGACATGCGCTTGGGGACACCATGAACCATTTGGAAGAAGAGCACCCATTTAGTCAGTGAATGTTGCCGTGTCCGCCGAGCACGGTCGGGCACGAGTGGCTCAGCAAGGTCGAGCCGCAGGTCGAACGAATGAAGGCGCACGCGCAGGCCGCACGAGCCTCCGACGCGCCCGCGAACTCTGGCCCCGCCTGATCCAAGTTTGGCGGGTGTCCGTTCATGGCGAGATGCCTGTCAGGAGAAAGAAAGACAATGTCGCTTCGTGACCGTTTGCTGAACAAGTCCCATGCTCCGAGTCCCGAGGGAGGCGCCGCACACGTGGCCAACGCGCCCGAGGTGCTCGCGAACGAACCGCCTGCGGTGCTCCCTCCGGATGCCCCCGCCCCCGAGTCCGTTCAGAGCGCCCCCAACGTGAGCCCCCAGGCCGAGCAGCCCGCGCCAAAGCGTCGCGGTCGGCCGCGCAAGGTCGTCGAGGCCACGCAGACCGCCGAGCCTGAGCAGCCCGCGGCCGTCAGCTCTCTGACTCGCGGCTTGCTCATTCTCCTCGTGGATTGCATCCCGACCGTCTTCGACGGGCCGACCCCTGAACCGCTCACGGGCTACGTCGACAACATGCACCGCAAGGTGGCCGAAGCGGGCGGTGTGGATGACGTTCGCTTCGCGGGCTCCGACTCGCCGCTCGGCTTCGGGAAGTGGCGTGGTGCGCTCGCGATAGCCGTCCGCGCCGAGCTGCCCCCACCCGGTGTCTACCTCGCGCTCGGGCTCGCGCACTCCGAGCTGATGCAGGTCGTGGTCGAGGCGCTCGAACCGTCCTTCGACTTGGTCGTTCGCAGCGTTCGCTAGCCTATCCTTTGACGCGACTGGGCGGGCGCCTTGAGTGCCTGAAGCTCTTCGGGGGTGAGCTTCAGCAGTTCGGGGTGCTCTTTCAGCTCGCGCAAAGCCCAAGGCTGGATGTTGAAGGCCATGCCATCGATCATGTCGAACATCTTGGCAGCACGGTTGATGATCTGCCTCGCCTCTAACCCACCCGCGACCCCATCTGTGAGTTGGAAGTACTGGGTCTTCGTGTGCTTTTCCAGATAGCCGTTCAACAACTGTTTCTCTGTCGCGGACAGATCGTGCAACTCCATGCGGAGACGAGCACTTCGCTGCCGTCTTTGCCACCAAGCCAAAATCACGCTGCCTGCGTTGAGGAGAAGCGCAGCCACAGACACAAAGACGGCGACACCGAGCCAAGGCCGGAACTGGGCGCGCAGACCAGCTACTCCAAGCAGCTCGGCGGCGGATTGGGGCAGGAGCAAAGCCGGAAGCGAGACCAAAAGGACGAATCCCCATACCTTGGGGGCGCTGAGTGATTCGCGCAGGAGCTGCCACCACTTTGCCGGATCGAATGACAAACGAGGAGCCTCTTTCTACATGGCAAAAGGAAGGGGCACATTTTCACCATGCAGCCTACATATTAACAGCTAATCACGAGCCTAAGCTACTTAGGGCGGGGCTGGTCGGCTGGCTGTAAGGAACGTGCTTACAAAGTATGAACCTTCTCGACCGTCTCACTCCAGGCGCGGCGCCCCCCGCCGAGCGCCAAGCTACCGCTACGCCCGCAGCTCTGGCGAAGCTGACCGGTGACCGTTCTGCGGTTGCGAAGGGGCAGCCCGTTGGATGGTCACCTGACCTTGCTCGTGTGCTCAGTCTTCCGCGCCGAGACCTCGCGAGCGCTTACGGTGACAGCGACTTCACGAGCCTCGAAGCGGCCCTGCGCGCACCGCCCGGGACGCGATGCATCTGCGAAACGCTTCGGAAGCGCTGTCCTACCTCCCTGCTCCCAGTACAGCGACTTGCCGTGCTGGAAGCGGCCCGCGTTGGAGGGGGTATCTTCCCTATTGGGGTAGGCCACGGGAAGACGTTGATCGACCTCTTGCTCCCGCTTGTCGTCCCCGGCTGCAAGGTCGCGGTGCTTCTGATCCCCGCGAATCTTCGCGCCCAGCTCTCCGACGTCGACTGGCACTTCTACGGTGGGCATTGGAGGCTTCCAAACCTCGCCGGGGGGCGATGGTTCCGTCCCGGCCTGCCTGTTCTCCACGTCATCACCTACGAAAAGTTTTCGACACAAGAGGGGACCGACCTCCTCACGCGCATCCGGCCAGACCTCATCGTCTGCGACGAAGCCCACAAGCTCAAAGACCGGAAGAGCGCGCGAACGAGACGCTTCCTGCGCTACCTCGAAGGCCATCCCGAAACCCGGCTCGTCGCACAGTCCGGCACGCTCGCGACGCGCACGATCAAGGACTATGCACACCTCGCCGAGTTCGCCCTGCGTGACGGCAGCCCTTTGCCGCTCAGGGAGCCAGTCGTCGAGGAGTGGGCGGCAGCTCTAGACCCGGGGACGGTCGTGGCGCCCCCTGGGTTGCTTCTGAAGCTCGTCGCTCCCTCTCATCAGCTCGCCCCGCTTGAGGGTGAGAACGAAGCCGAGCGCGACCGTCGCCGCGTGCGTGACGCCTATCGTCGGTGGAGGAACGCAACTCCAGGGGTCGTCGCGACCGACGAAAGCGCGGTCAGCATGTCTCTCGTCATCCGCAAGCGTGACCCCGGGCCTGTTCCGGCCGAGCTGCTCGCGCACATCGCTACCGCGCTCGGTGGGCAGCGCCCTGACGGGGAGGAGTTCGTCGACGAGTTGCAAAGGGTCGTCTGCGCCCGACAGCTCGCGAGCGGCTTCTTTCATCGCTGGCGTTACCCGGACATTGGAGGCACCCCCCAGGACCCCGAGCTGATCCTTCGTTGGTTCGCGCGCCGTCAGGAGTTCAACCGCGAGCTGCGCGAGCGGCTCAAGCGACCCGCTGAGCACTTCGACTCCCCCGGGCTGCTTGTGCGCGCCGCCATCCGTGCCCATCAGGCTCCGCCTTACGATGGAGAGCTTCCAACGTGGCGCGCCGGCTCGTGGCCGTCGTGGGAGGAGATTCACAAGCGCGTCGTACACGTCACGGAAAGCGTGTGGCTTTCCGACTTCATCGTGAACGATGCCGCGAAGTGGGCAACGCGCAAGGGCCAGCCAGGAATCGTCTGGGTCGAGTTCCCAGAACTCGGCGAGCGCATCGCGAAGGCGGCGGGCGTGCCCTTCTACGGGGGCGGAAAGGAAGCGTCAGCGACCATCATCCGTGAAACCGGCAAGCGCTCGATCGTGGCGTCGCTCAGAGCACACGGGACCGGCAAGAACCTGACGATGTTCTCGCGGATGCTCTTCGTGAATCCGCCTGCGGATGGCGCCGCTTGGGAACAGGCGATCGGGCGCATTCACCGTCAGGGCCAGGCCGCCGACGAGTGCGAAGTCGAGCTGTACCAGCACACTGACGAGCTGATTGACGCCTTCCGCAAGGCTCGCGACTTCGCACGCTTCATCGAACAGACGGAGGGCACGCCGCAGAAGCTGTGCTTCGCGTCCTACGACTGGGCGGTGCACTAAGACGCAACGTCAAAACGGAATATTGTCGTCGTCGCTGGGCGGCGTTTCGACCGTGGGAACAAAATAGGGGCTGAGACGATCGCCATTGACCCTGAGCCAATCACGCGCGACATCCGTCAGGCGGAGGCCCCATCGCTCGCCTCTATCATCCTCGTGGTCTTCAATAAAATTGCGATGCCTAAGCCTCAAGAGTCCAATATTAAAGAAGCCGCGCTTATGCTTTTGCAGCCGGTCGCAAAGCTCGCGCTCACGGAAATCATGATCTGTCTCTTGCGTAATCAAGGCAAGAGTTATCAACTCCTGTTGATTCAGATCTTCTGATGCGTTGCCTTTCTTTACCCACTCATCCCTGCGCTGTTCCTTTAATCGGCGCTCCACTTCCAAGAGTGCAGGCTGAAGTTCATTCATCGACTGGAAGCGTTCAGAAATCTCTATCGCCGTCATCTTTTCCACGAGACTTTCCCAGATGCGAGGCACCAGGATTCGCTCATGAAACATTTGGGGGGGCTTCCCCGTCGTGATGAAGCAGACGACCCGCCCCAAACTAAACATGTCGGAGTGTTGATCAGCACGGTCGGCACCATAAAGCTCAACCTCAGGTGCCGCGTACCCGCGTGTTCCGACAAACCCCTGTGTCGTCGGCACGCCCGACAGCCCTTTCGGCCTCTTCGCCAATCCGAAATCACTGACCACCCAGCGCTGTTCGACTCGGAGAATGTTGTTTGGCGTTACATCTCGATGAAACACTTCCTTGGCGTACGCTGCGGCCAAGCCCTTAGCAGCTTGAGATATCGCCTCAATTAGTGCTTCGTCGCACATTTCCGGTGCGAGACTCGTAAGGTTTCCGACCGCAAGCGGCATGGTGTACCAGTTGTCACCATCGTCGAGGATCGGGATGACGTTCTCGTGATGCAGGTTCCGGAGTATCTCAACCTCACGCCTGAATCGCCGAAGGTCTTCGCCTGACCACTTCGACACCTTCAACGCGACATGTTCGCCGGTGCGCTGGTCGATCACCTCAAAGACCTCGGCGCCGCCCCCTGAGCCGAGAGATTCGAGTCGCTTGTACTTCGCTTCCCAGCCGAAGCCGGACTCAGGCTCTCTTGCCGCCTCATGCTGCGAGGTCAGTGGAATGCTGGCGCTCTTTGACTGGCCGTCCATCAGCGGATCAATTGTCCGCACCTACGGAAAGTCAAGAAACAGGGCCAGGCTCCGTCTCAGTGGGTTTCAATCGTAGGCGCTCCGCAGACCTTTCGTCGTGCGACTCGTAGAGAGTCTGCCCAGATACGCCCAGCTTTGTGCTGCCTTCACCACCTCTGCCTTCTACGGACCACCTCCCGACATGTAGTTCAATGTGACCCCTTTGAGACGGAAACTTGTCACGACGGCGAACGGCGAGGTCTTTCGAAGACGTGTTTCGCGTCCTACGACTGGGCCGCGTTGTGAGCCGTGAACCATTCACGGAAATCGCACCCATTTACGTGGAGTCAGCGCAATTCGCCGCTGACGCAACCCAAGTCCAAGGACCCACGTAACGTGAACAATGCACTGACGAAGATCGCAACCGCGCAGGCCGCTGCGGGTGGTCGCTACCCGAAGTTCGGCCGCTACCTGCTCGAAGTGGAGGTCGTCCGCACGAAAGAGGGCTTCAAAGGGGACAGCGCGATCGCCGAGCTGAAGGTTCGCGAGTCCGAGCCCCTGACGAGCGGTGAGAACCCGAGCCGACCGGGGGAGACCGTCGACTACGTCGAGAACCTGAGCGATCAGAAGAAGGGAGGCGGGGGACGCTTCAAGTCGTTCCTGATGACGCTTGTCGGCGCGGAGGAATACGAGTTCGCCAACCCTGCGGCCCTGAAGAAGTTCTTCGACGAGCGCCAGGCGGGCACCCACCTCCTGATCCGCTGCGAGGTCTTCCCGAAGCACCTCCCGCCCAAGGACGGGCAGCCGGGCAAGGTGATCAGCGGCTACCGCTGGACGCACGTCGAGCTGAACGACGAGCAGTTGGCCCAGGTTGAGCAGGCACGCAAGGTGAGCAAGCTCCCGGCGCTTGCCGACGCACTCAAGTAGCCGGGAACATCCGACGCCGTGAACTGGCGGCGGGTGGCTCACGAAACGAGCCGTTTTCCCTCACAACGAAAGCACGGCGCGCCTTGAAGATTTGGTCGTTTGATACTGAGACCCATCGCAAGCGCCCCGGGCTTGTTTCTCCCCCGCTCGTATGCGGCAGCATTGCAGCGCGCGAACTCGGAAGCGAGCGGCTGCTAGACAAAGAGCAGGCCCGCCAGTTCTTCGCCAACGCAATCAGCAACCGTGACGTTCACCTTGTCGGCGCAAACCTCCCCTATGACCTCGGGGTCATGGCGGCTGACAACTCGTGGCTGATTGAATCCATCTTCGACGCGCTCGACGCGGGCCGCCTTCATGACGTGGCCACCCGCGAAGCGTTGATCGACATTGCCAAGGGGCTTCATGGCGTCGACCCAACGACCGGCCGGAAGCTCGACGATGACGAAGGCGCCCGGTATCCGCTCGCGTTGCTCGTGAAGCGCTACTTGGGCCTCGACATCAGCGAGGACAAAAAGAACCCGCTGGCGTGGCGTCTGCGCTACGGGGAACTCGACGGCGTCCCGGTGGAGCGCTGGCCAGTAGAGGCGGTCGAATACCCGAAGTGTGACGCGCGTTACACGATCGACGTCTTCTTCAAGCAGGAAGAGCAGGCGCGCGACGTCACCAACGGCGGCAACCTTCACGCCGAGCCCGACCAGATGCGTGCCGCCTTCGTGCTCCACCTTGCGAGCATTTGGGGCCTTCGCACCAACGGTGTTGCCGTCGCCGAGCTGCGCAAGCGCGTGGAAGCCGAGTGGCAACAGAACCGGATCAGGTTCCAAGCGGCGGGCATCTTCCGGGCCGACGGCAGCAAGGACACGAAGCGGCTCGCGGCGCTCGTGACGGCGGCCTATGGAGGCAATCCGCCCTACACCGCGCCGAGTGCGCGCTACCCAGACGGGCAAATCGCCACCGACCGCGACACGTTGCTCGGCTCGGGTGATCCGTTGCTGGAAGACCTGGGGAAGAGTGGCAAGGTCGACAAGTACAAGTCGACCTATCTCGACGTCGTCGAAGCTGGCGTCTCGCTTCCCATCAACCCCCGCTTCAACGTGCTTGTCAGCACGACCCGCGTCAGCTCGGACTACCAGCAGCTCCCCCAGAAGGGCGGCATTCGCGAGGTCCACGAAGCGCGGCCCGGGTACGTCTTCTGTTCCGTCGACTATGGCGGGCTCGAGCTTCGGACTATGGCGCAGCGGGCGATCTGGGAACTCGGCTACTCCAAAATGGCCGACGCGCTGAACAGTGGTCTCGACGTTCACACGCTCGCCGCGGCTGAGTTCCTTGGGGAGAGCTACGCGGGGCTTCTGGCAAAGGTGAAGGCGAAGGACCCGGTCGCGGTGGCCTTCCGGCAGCTCGCGAAGATCCTCAACTTTGGCAAGGGCGGGGGCATGACGGGCGGCTCTCTCGTCTACAACGCACGTGCCAAAGACCGGGTGTCGTTCTGCCTGCTGGCGAAGCGCGCTGACATGTGCGGCGTCGAGCGCGTGCCCGTCACGGTCCAGCGCAAGCCGAAGATGGTCTGCCGCACCTGTGTCGAGGTTGCTCGCGAGCTTGATGAAAAGTGGCTCGCGGCCTGGCCGGAACAACGTGACCTGCAGCGCAAGGCGAAGTCGCTCACCTACGGGGGCGGGGTCGCGGATGTGATGATCCCGGGCGCCAACATCCTGCGCGGCGCGTGTGGATACACACAGATCCTCAACACGCCATTTCAGGGGCTCGGGGCAGTCGGCTGCAAGCTCGGAATGTGGCGCGTCAGTCGTGAGATGTACACTGTGCGTAGCTCGCCGCTCTTTGGCTCGCGGCTCGTGCTGAACGTCCATGACGAGCTGATCAGCGAGCTACTCGCCGACGACCAGCAGCGGTTGCACGACGCAGCGGAGCGCAAAGCCCTGCTGATGCGTGATGCCATGAAGGAAACGACGCCGGACCTTGCCGCAGCCGTTGAAGCCGAGCCGGCGCTCTCACGCATCATGTCCAAGGATGTCGCGACCGTTCGGGACAGTTCAGGCCGCTTGCTCGTCTGGGAACCTCGTATATGTCCGCCGCCTGCCGTCG
Protein-coding sequences here:
- a CDS encoding DNA polymerase: MKIWSFDTETHRKRPGLVSPPLVCGSIAARELGSERLLDKEQARQFFANAISNRDVHLVGANLPYDLGVMAADNSWLIESIFDALDAGRLHDVATREALIDIAKGLHGVDPTTGRKLDDDEGARYPLALLVKRYLGLDISEDKKNPLAWRLRYGELDGVPVERWPVEAVEYPKCDARYTIDVFFKQEEQARDVTNGGNLHAEPDQMRAAFVLHLASIWGLRTNGVAVAELRKRVEAEWQQNRIRFQAAGIFRADGSKDTKRLAALVTAAYGGNPPYTAPSARYPDGQIATDRDTLLGSGDPLLEDLGKSGKVDKYKSTYLDVVEAGVSLPINPRFNVLVSTTRVSSDYQQLPQKGGIREVHEARPGYVFCSVDYGGLELRTMAQRAIWELGYSKMADALNSGLDVHTLAAAEFLGESYAGLLAKVKAKDPVAVAFRQLAKILNFGKGGGMTGGSLVYNARAKDRVSFCLLAKRADMCGVERVPVTVQRKPKMVCRTCVEVARELDEKWLAAWPEQRDLQRKAKSLTYGGGVADVMIPGANILRGACGYTQILNTPFQGLGAVGCKLGMWRVSREMYTVRSSPLFGSRLVLNVHDELISELLADDQQRLHDAAERKALLMRDAMKETTPDLAAAVEAEPALSRIMSKDVATVRDSSGRLLVWEPRICPPPAVGAPVKPLEGELPVLLVGQLTRGGITVIG